The Rhodobacter sp. CZR27 genome includes a window with the following:
- the glpX gene encoding class II fructose-bisphosphatase, with amino-acid sequence MADANQFHDRMLSLGLARVSEAAALASARLIGRGDEKAADQAAVNAMRDQLNLLDIAGVVVIGEGERDEAPMLFIGEEVGTGNGPAVDIALDPLEGTTLTAKDMPNALTVIAMAPRNTMLHAPDVYMEKLAIGPGYPTDTVTLKMSPAERVHALAKAKGGTAGDITVCILERPRHEELIAEVRSTGAAIRLITDGDVAGVIHCAEAHLTGIDMYMGSGGAPEGVLAAAALKCMGGQMYGQLLFRNDDERARARRAGITDLDRIYTRDELVTADVIFAATGVTNGSILAGIKREPGWVTTETILMRSKTGSVRRMSYRNPVK; translated from the coding sequence ATGGCAGATGCCAACCAGTTTCATGACCGAATGCTTTCCCTGGGCCTGGCCCGCGTGTCCGAGGCGGCGGCCCTCGCCTCGGCCCGCCTGATCGGCCGCGGCGACGAGAAGGCCGCCGACCAGGCCGCGGTCAATGCGATGCGCGACCAGCTGAACCTGCTCGACATCGCGGGCGTCGTTGTGATCGGCGAGGGCGAGCGTGACGAGGCGCCGATGCTGTTCATCGGCGAGGAGGTCGGCACCGGCAACGGCCCGGCGGTGGACATTGCGCTCGACCCGCTGGAAGGCACCACGCTGACCGCCAAGGACATGCCGAATGCGCTGACCGTGATCGCGATGGCCCCGCGGAACACGATGCTGCACGCGCCGGATGTCTACATGGAAAAGCTCGCCATCGGCCCGGGCTACCCCACCGACACGGTGACGCTGAAGATGAGTCCGGCCGAGCGCGTCCATGCGCTGGCCAAGGCCAAGGGCGGCACGGCGGGCGACATCACCGTCTGCATCCTCGAACGCCCGCGGCATGAGGAGCTGATCGCCGAGGTCCGCTCTACCGGCGCGGCGATCCGCCTGATCACCGACGGTGACGTGGCCGGCGTGATCCACTGCGCCGAGGCGCACCTGACCGGGATCGACATGTACATGGGTTCGGGCGGTGCGCCCGAGGGCGTTCTGGCGGCTGCCGCGCTGAAATGCATGGGCGGGCAGATGTACGGCCAGCTGCTGTTCCGCAACGACGACGAGCGGGCGCGCGCGCGCCGCGCCGGCATCACCGACCTCGACCGGATCTACACCCGCGACGAACTGGTGACCGCCGACGTGATCTTCGCCGCGACCGGCGTGACGAACGGCTCGATCCTCGCCGGCATCAAGCGCGAGCCGGGCTGGGTCACCACCGAGACGATCCTGATGCGCTCCAAGACCGGCTCGGTCCGGCGGATGTCCTATCGCAACCCGGTGAAATGA
- the recJ gene encoding single-stranded-DNA-specific exonuclease RecJ, protein MTGPAARAFLGVEASATGRRWVGPSPEEDRLAEAMAQTTRLPLALCRTLVRRGVAAGDAELFLAPALRDLLPDPLSLKDMGPAAARLLSAVSRRERIAIFADYDVDGGSSAALLICWLRALGREATLYIPDRIDEGYGPNVPAMQALAAAHDLILCVDCGTLSHEPIAAATGADVVVLDHHLGAETLPPALAVVNPNRQDEDGSLGHLCAASVVFLLLVEANRRLRAEGVPGPDLMAMLDLVALATVADVAPLTGVNRALVRQGLKVMARRERPGLVALADVARMNSAPNCYALGFLLGPRVNAGGRIGQADLGARLLATDDPREAKALAERLDALNTERREIEARVREEALAQAEARGIDGPLVWAAGEGWHPGVVGIVAARLKEATNRPAVVIGLEGGIGKGSGRSISGVDLGASVHRVAQEGLLLKGGGHRMAAGLTVEEGRMEAAMSRLGELLARQGAASAGPADLRLDGLLMPAAATHEFVERIEQAGPYGAGAAAPRFAFADQRVVARRIGEKHLRLTIGGAEGRLEATAFGCFDGPLGPLIENCGAQRFHLAGRLEIDTWGGSARVQLRLEDAARA, encoded by the coding sequence ATGACGGGTCCGGCGGCGCGCGCGTTTCTGGGGGTCGAGGCCTCCGCGACCGGGCGCCGCTGGGTCGGCCCCTCCCCCGAGGAGGACCGCCTTGCCGAGGCGATGGCGCAGACGACGCGCCTTCCGCTGGCGCTCTGCCGCACGCTGGTGCGGCGGGGCGTGGCGGCCGGTGACGCCGAGTTGTTCCTTGCCCCGGCGCTGCGCGACCTGCTGCCCGATCCTCTTTCGCTGAAGGACATGGGTCCGGCCGCCGCGCGCCTGTTGTCCGCGGTGAGCCGGCGCGAGCGGATCGCGATCTTTGCCGATTACGATGTGGACGGCGGCTCCTCCGCTGCGCTGCTGATCTGCTGGCTGCGCGCGCTGGGGCGCGAGGCCACGCTCTACATTCCCGACCGCATCGACGAGGGCTACGGGCCGAATGTCCCCGCCATGCAGGCGCTGGCGGCGGCGCATGACCTGATCCTCTGCGTCGATTGCGGCACGCTCTCGCACGAGCCGATCGCGGCCGCGACGGGGGCCGATGTGGTGGTGCTCGACCATCACCTCGGCGCGGAAACCCTGCCCCCGGCGCTGGCCGTGGTGAACCCCAACCGGCAGGACGAGGATGGCAGCCTCGGCCATCTCTGCGCCGCCTCGGTCGTGTTCCTGCTGCTGGTCGAGGCGAACCGCCGGCTGCGTGCGGAGGGCGTCCCGGGTCCCGACCTGATGGCGATGCTCGACCTCGTGGCGCTGGCGACGGTGGCCGATGTGGCGCCGTTGACAGGTGTCAACCGCGCGCTGGTGCGGCAGGGCCTGAAGGTCATGGCGCGGCGCGAGCGGCCGGGCCTTGTCGCGCTGGCCGATGTGGCGCGGATGAACAGCGCGCCGAACTGCTACGCGCTGGGCTTCCTGCTCGGCCCGCGGGTCAATGCGGGCGGCCGCATCGGGCAGGCCGACCTCGGCGCCCGGCTGCTGGCAACCGACGACCCGCGCGAGGCGAAGGCGCTTGCCGAACGGCTGGATGCGCTCAACACCGAGCGGCGCGAGATCGAGGCGCGGGTGCGCGAGGAGGCGCTGGCGCAGGCCGAGGCGCGCGGCATCGACGGCCCGCTGGTCTGGGCTGCGGGCGAGGGCTGGCACCCCGGCGTCGTCGGCATCGTCGCGGCGCGCCTGAAGGAGGCGACCAACCGCCCCGCCGTGGTGATCGGTCTGGAAGGCGGCATCGGCAAGGGCTCGGGCCGTTCGATCTCGGGCGTGGACCTCGGCGCCTCGGTGCATCGGGTCGCGCAGGAGGGGCTGCTGCTGAAGGGCGGCGGGCACCGGATGGCCGCGGGCCTGACTGTGGAGGAGGGCCGCATGGAAGCCGCGATGAGCCGACTGGGCGAGCTTCTGGCCCGGCAGGGCGCGGCCTCGGCCGGGCCGGCGGACCTGCGCCTCGACGGTCTTCTGATGCCTGCCGCCGCCACGCACGAGTTCGTGGAGCGGATCGAGCAGGCCGGCCCCTACGGCGCCGGCGCGGCCGCGCCCCGCTTCGCCTTCGCCGACCAGCGCGTGGTGGCCCGGCGGATCGGCGAGAAGCACCTGCGCCTGACCATCGGCGGCGCCGAGGGCCGGCTGGAGGCGACCGCCTTCGGCTGCTTCGACGGCCCGCTCGGACCCCTGATCGAGAACTGCGGCGCGCAGCGCTTCCACCTCGCGGGGCGGCTGGAAATCGACACCTGGGGCGGCAGCGCCCGCGTGCAGCTTCGCCTCGAGGACGCGGCGCGGGCATGA
- a CDS encoding lytic transglycosylase domain-containing protein: MNSRRLTAAVTLAACLLAAPAIAAPCSNTGADYESWKPVMAQEAAAAGVGQRGINALMGTSYSSRTISADRNQKSFKYSLDKFLQVRGAETIIKQGRARKAKTPDFYAALERRYGVPAGVLLAIHGMETGFGNFMGDTNVVSAIATLAYDCRRSDFFTPHLIAALVLVDRGSISTASVGAKHGELGHTQFLPGNALAYGVDGNGDGRVDLTNVTDALASTANFLAAKGWQPGLGYQEGEPNFAVIREWNAATVYQQAIALMGRRIDG, from the coding sequence ATGAATTCACGCCGTCTCACTGCCGCTGTCACCCTGGCTGCCTGCCTTCTGGCAGCGCCGGCCATAGCGGCCCCCTGCAGCAATACCGGCGCCGACTATGAAAGCTGGAAGCCGGTCATGGCGCAGGAGGCGGCGGCGGCGGGCGTCGGTCAGCGGGGGATCAACGCGCTGATGGGAACCTCCTATTCCTCGCGCACGATCTCGGCCGACCGGAACCAGAAGAGCTTCAAGTACAGCCTCGACAAGTTCCTGCAGGTCCGCGGGGCGGAGACCATCATCAAGCAGGGCCGCGCACGCAAGGCGAAGACTCCCGACTTCTACGCCGCACTGGAACGCCGCTACGGCGTGCCGGCGGGGGTGCTGCTTGCGATCCACGGGATGGAGACGGGCTTCGGCAATTTCATGGGCGACACCAACGTCGTCTCGGCCATCGCCACGCTCGCCTATGACTGCCGCCGGTCGGATTTCTTCACGCCGCACCTGATCGCGGCGCTGGTCCTCGTGGATCGCGGGTCGATCAGCACGGCCTCGGTCGGGGCGAAGCATGGCGAGTTGGGCCACACCCAGTTCCTGCCCGGGAACGCCCTTGCCTATGGCGTGGACGGCAACGGCGACGGGAGGGTGGACCTGACCAACGTGACCGACGCGCTGGCCTCGACCGCGAACTTCCTGGCCGCCAAGGGCTGGCAGCCGGGGCTGGGCTACCAGGAGGGCGAGCCGAACTTCGCGGTGATCCGCGAATGGAACGCCGCCACCGTCTACCAGCAGGCCATTGCGCTGATGGGTCGGCGCATCGACGGCTGA
- a CDS encoding LamB/YcsF family protein has product MNGIPVIDLNADLGESYGPWTMGDDAAMLDVVTSANVACGGHAGDADTMAATLALAKVRGVTIGAHPGYADREGFGRRVIPMTTEAIARMVACQIGTLMGAAALAGVRVAYVKPHGALANLAAEDRGVAEAIARAVRAVSPDLAVLAISGTALEPAAEAAGLAVFPEIFADRAYLPDGRLVPRSQPGAVIEDAEAATARLLRFLETGQMPVLGGGAIPLAARSVCVHGDSPGAVAMAARLRAALEDAGVRLAPFAA; this is encoded by the coding sequence ATGAACGGAATCCCTGTCATCGACCTGAACGCCGACCTCGGCGAAAGCTACGGCCCCTGGACGATGGGGGACGACGCGGCCATGCTGGACGTCGTGACCAGCGCCAACGTGGCCTGCGGCGGCCACGCCGGGGATGCCGACACCATGGCCGCGACCCTCGCCCTTGCGAAGGTGCGCGGCGTGACGATCGGCGCCCACCCCGGCTATGCCGACCGCGAGGGGTTTGGCCGCAGGGTCATCCCGATGACGACCGAGGCGATCGCGCGCATGGTGGCCTGCCAGATCGGCACGCTGATGGGTGCTGCCGCCCTGGCGGGGGTGCGGGTGGCCTATGTGAAGCCGCATGGCGCGCTGGCCAACCTCGCGGCCGAGGACCGCGGCGTGGCGGAGGCCATCGCGCGGGCCGTGCGGGCGGTCTCGCCCGATCTGGCGGTGCTCGCCATCTCGGGCACGGCGCTGGAACCGGCGGCCGAGGCCGCGGGCCTTGCCGTCTTCCCCGAGATCTTCGCCGACCGCGCCTATCTGCCGGATGGCAGGCTTGTCCCTCGGTCACAGCCCGGCGCGGTGATCGAGGATGCCGAGGCGGCGACCGCCCGGCTGTTGCGGTTCCTCGAGACCGGGCAGATGCCGGTACTGGGCGGCGGGGCGATCCCGCTCGCGGCGCGGTCGGTCTGTGTTCACGGCGACAGCCCGGGGGCGGTGGCCATGGCCGCGCGGCTGCGGGCGGCGCTCGAGGACGCCGGCGTCAGGCTCGCGCCCTTCGCCGCATGA